A genomic segment from Dasypus novemcinctus isolate mDasNov1 unplaced genomic scaffold, mDasNov1.1.hap2 scaffold_200, whole genome shotgun sequence encodes:
- the LOC101425088 gene encoding ornithine decarboxylase-like, translating to MNNFSNEEFDCHFLDEGFTAKDILDQKINEVSSDDDKDAFYVVDLGDILKKHLRWLKVLPCVTPFFAVKCNDNKATVKTLASIGTGFDCASKTEIQLVQSLGVPPQRIIYANPCKQVSQIKYAANNGVEMMTFDSEVELMKVARAHPKAKAISDARCVFDMGAEVGFSMYLLDIDDGFPRTDDVKLTFGEITSVINPALDKNTGSDDEDESSEQTFMYYVNDRVYGSFNCVLYGHEHVKPLLQKRCKPDEKYYSSSIWGPTCDGLDRIVECCDLLEMHVGDWMLFENMGAYTVATASTFNGFQRPTIYYVMSGPAWQVMQQIEIGGFPPKVEEQDASALPFSCAWESGMKRHPATCAPASINV from the exons ATGAACAACTTCAGTAATGAGGAGTTTGACTGCCATTTCCTTGATGAAGGTTTTACTGCCAAGGACATTCTGGaccaaaaaattaatgaagtttctTCTGATGATGATAAAGATGCCTTCTATGTTGTGGACCTTGGAGACATTCTAAAGAAACATCTGAGATGGTTAAAAGTTCTTCCTTGTGTCACCCCCTTCTTTGCAGTCAAATGTAATGACAATAAAGCCACAGTGAAGACCCTGGCTTCCATAGGGACAGGATTTGATTGTGCTAGCAAGACTGAAATCCAGTTGGTACAGAGTCTTGGGGTGCCGCCACAGAGGATAATCTATGCAAACCCTTGTAAACAAGTGTCTCAAATTAAGTATGCCGCCAATAATGGAGTTGAGATGATGACTTTTGACAGCGAGGTTGAGTTGATGAAAGTGGCCAGGGCACATCCAAAGGCAAAA GCCATCTCTGATGCCCGCTGTGTCTTTGACATGGGAGCTGAGGTTGGTTTCAGCATGTATCTGCTTGATATTGATGATGGCTTTCCCAGAACTGATGATGTGAAGCTTACATTTGGAGAGATAACCAGTGTCATTAATCCAGCATTAGACAA gAACACAGGCTCTGATGATGAAGATGAATCGAGTGAACAAACCTTTATGTATTATGTGAATGACAGAGTATATGGATCATTTAATTGTGTCCTTTATGGTCATGAGCATGTAAAGCCTCTTCTGCAGAAGAGATGCAAACCAGATGAGAAATATTACTCATCTAGCATATGGGGACCCACGTGTGATGGCCTTGATCGGATCGTTGAGTGCTGTGACCTGCTGGAAATGCACGTGGGTGACTGGATGCTGTTTGAGAACATGGGGGCTTACACTGTGGCTACTGCTTCCACTTTCAATGGGTTCCAGAGGCCAACCATCTACTATGTGATGTCAGGTCCTGCATGGCAAGTCATGCAACAAATCGAGATCGGGGGGTTTCCACCCAAAGTAGAGGAGCAAGACGCCAGTGCTCTGCCTTTTTCCTGTGCTTGGGAAAGTGGGATGAAGCGCCACCCGGCCACTTGTGCTCCAGCTAGTATTAATGTGTAA